From Verrucomicrobiales bacterium:
GGAGTGAGTCAAGCGAACAGCGCGTGAATGACCTGTCCCCGCACGTCGGTCAGCCGAAAGTCCCGTCCGAGAATAGATCGGGGTCTAGCTCGCTGCGTCTGGGAAAGGAAGTTTGAGTGCCCTGGGTCAGTACACTGCGGCTTGCGATGTGACAGGCTCTTTGGAGGGCGGGCCCGAGGGCCAGCCCCATCGAGAGGAAGAACGCGAGGCTGCCAATGAAGCAGTCCCCGGCTCCGGTGGTATCGACCGCTTGGACGGCGGGGGCTGAGCTGAGTAGGATTTCGCCTCCGGGAGTGAGGGCGAGGGCGCCCTGTGCTCCGAGGGTGATGACCACGGTTTGCGGGCCGCGCGATTGCAGGGCGCGGGCGGCCCTTTCGGCTTCCTCCAGGTTCGTGACGGGGATTCCGGTGAGCGCCGTCGCTTCGCTCTCGTTGGGGGCGAGTAAATCCGTGACCGCGAGCAACTCCGCCGGGACCTGCTCGGGCGGTGCGGGGTTAAGCAGGGTAATGGTTCCTCCTTGCTCGCGGGCTATTCGGAAAGCTTCGAGACTGCATTTCCACGGGATCTCGAGTTGACAGAGCACCACCTGAGCAGCGCGGATTGCGCCGGCAGCCTGGCGGACATCGGCCGGCTGTAAGGCTTGGTTCGCGCCAGGAACGACCAGAATACAGTTCTGTCCGCTGGATTCTTCCACCCAGATGGGCGCGACTCCGGAAGGAAGCCGATCGTCGAAGGACACAAACTCGGTTCGAATACCCTCGGCAACGTAGTGTTTAGCGGTCTGCTTGCCGATGGCATCGTTGCCCAGCCTGGCCACGAGGGTTACATCGGCTCCGAGGCGTGCAGCGGTCACTGCTTGGTTGGCTCCCTTCCCGCCAAAGCCGGTATGGTACGAGCTTCCGCGCAATGTCTCGCCCAAGCGGGGGATTGTGGGTGTCCTGGTCACCTGATCAAACATGGCGCTGCCGACAACGCAAATGCGGGGGATGCGGTTCATGCGCAATCGATGGGACTTGCCATTCGCCATTCTTAGTCGAGGCCCTGGCGGTCGGGCAAGCAGGTTTGGTGCAGCAGTGCTGGGACGGGCTTGATGATTTTATTCACACCCGCAGCGAGGAGCCCCCATCAAAACGCTGGAGTTGATCCTGGCGTTGGACAAAGCTGGCTCACCACACATGAAAACGAATCGTCGCGATTGGTTGAAATGGGGCGGCGGAGCCCTGGGTTGTGCACTGGTTTCCGGGTTGCCGGGCATCACGGTCGGCGCTGGATCCACCCCCGGAGTGCCTGCGCGGATCAAGATCGGGCAGATCGGCGTCGGACACGCGCATGCCACCAAGCTTGGCGTTTACCGCGCTTCGCCAGACTATGAGGTGGTCGGGATTGTGGAGCCCGATGCCGAGCTTCGTCGCGCCGCGGAATCGCAAGCGGCCTTCCGTGGCCTTCCCTGGATGACGGAAGCGGAGCTGTTGGCGGTGCCGGGACTCCAGGCCGTTCTGGTCGAGACGAGGGTTAGGGATCTCCTGCCAGCAGCGGAAGCCTGTGTGCGAGCAGGAAAGCACGTACATCTCGACAAACCCGCCGGTGATTCGCTGCCGCGGTATGCTCGGCTGTTAAAGCGAGCGGCTGAGCAGAGGCTCCTGGTTCAAATGGGCTACATGTACCGCTACAATCCCGGCGTCGTGCTGCTACGGCAATTTCTCAAGGACGGCTGGTTGGGGGACGTTTTTGAAGTTCACGCGGTCATGAGCAAGGTGGTGGAGCCGGCGGCGCGTCGAGAGTTCGCCGAGTTTTCCGGAGGGATCTTGTTCGAACTCGGAGGCCATATTGTCGACTTGGTGGTCGGAG
This genomic window contains:
- a CDS encoding Gfo/Idh/MocA family oxidoreductase, with the translated sequence MKTNRRDWLKWGGGALGCALVSGLPGITVGAGSTPGVPARIKIGQIGVGHAHATKLGVYRASPDYEVVGIVEPDAELRRAAESQAAFRGLPWMTEAELLAVPGLQAVLVETRVRDLLPAAEACVRAGKHVHLDKPAGDSLPRYARLLKRAAEQRLLVQMGYMYRYNPGVVLLRQFLKDGWLGDVFEVHAVMSKVVEPAARREFAEFSGGILFELGGHIVDLVVGVLGKPERVAPFPRRSTDPGDGLMDNMLAVFEYPRATATVKCSAIEVEGWDRRHLVVCGTRGTFQIQPLDNPSARISLDQARGPYRKGSQEVTFAKYTRYVGDAADMAKILRGEKPNDFSYSHDLDVQDTLLRACGMSVRR
- the rbsK gene encoding ribokinase; this translates as MNRIPRICVVGSAMFDQVTRTPTIPRLGETLRGSSYHTGFGGKGANQAVTAARLGADVTLVARLGNDAIGKQTAKHYVAEGIRTEFVSFDDRLPSGVAPIWVEESSGQNCILVVPGANQALQPADVRQAAGAIRAAQVVLCQLEIPWKCSLEAFRIAREQGGTITLLNPAPPEQVPAELLAVTDLLAPNESEATALTGIPVTNLEEAERAARALQSRGPQTVVITLGAQGALALTPGGEILLSSAPAVQAVDTTGAGDCFIGSLAFFLSMGLALGPALQRACHIASRSVLTQGTQTSFPRRSELDPDLFSDGTFG